Proteins from one Oncorhynchus masou masou isolate Uvic2021 chromosome 12, UVic_Omas_1.1, whole genome shotgun sequence genomic window:
- the LOC135551022 gene encoding proheparin-binding EGF-like growth factor, producing the protein MNIYLRFAIFIVYGSVSFRTSSGVSANTIDRHGDKSPVQLAVGTLLHNDKEIRDNQLEYDEEEYYYEHGDEDYLSGDYEIEFPKVAFSTKPIDLPVAPSTDRTREGKRKGKGKKRNPCQRKYKDYCIHGVCQYLRELREPSCICLLGYSGERCHLFTLPVTKEAEGYNRTIALAVVAVVVSFLCLTVIAILMAIRYHKQGQYNLENEEKVKLEAVAYP; encoded by the exons ATGAATATTTATCTCAGATTTGCAATTTTTATCGTTTATGGATCAG TGTCTTTCAGGACATCAAGTGGCGTCTCTGCCAATACCATTGACAGGCACGGGGATAAGTCTCCTGTCCAATTAGCTGTGGGCACGCTCCTCCACAATGATAAGGAAATAAGAGACAACCAGCTAGAATATGACGAGGAGGAATACTACTATGAACATGGTGATGAGGACTATCTGTCTGGGGATTATGAAATTGAGTTTCCAAAAG TGGCATTTTCCACCAAGCCGATAGATCTGCCCGTGGCTCCTTCCACAGACAGGACAAGGGAGGGCAAGAGAAAAGGAAAGGGAAAGAAGAGGAACCCCTGTCAGAGGAAGTATAAAGACTACTGCATTCATGGGGTCTGCCAATACCTGAGAGAACTACGAGAGCCGTCCTGCAT ATGTTTGCTTGGATACTCTGGTGAGCGGTGTCACCTTTTCACCCTGCCAGTGACAAAGGAAGCAGAAGGCTACAACAGGACAATAGCACTGGCTGTGGTGGCAGTGGTTGTGTCCTTTCTGTGTCTGACAGTCATCGCCATATTAATGGCCATCAG GTATCATAAGCAAGGTCAATACAACCTTGAAAATGAGGAGAAGGTCAAGCTTGAGGCGGTCGCATATCCTTGA